From the Halococcus salifodinae DSM 8989 genome, one window contains:
- a CDS encoding biotin transporter BioY produces the protein MSAETGDVELVGDATASNLARAALFAALIGAFAYVSFPNPVSPAPVTLQVLGVFLAGILLGPVWGGAACGLYLLAGALGAPVFAGGSAGLGVLVGPTAGYLWSYPFAAAAIGGVVHGGASLTEPKAAGLARLVGAMVLGVVVIYTFGVTGLMVVQNLGPAEAFVGGAAAFIPAEALKIAAGVGIVRSDAIAATS, from the coding sequence ATGAGCGCCGAAACCGGTGACGTGGAACTCGTTGGCGACGCGACCGCGAGCAACCTCGCGCGCGCTGCGCTGTTCGCCGCCCTGATCGGCGCGTTCGCCTACGTCAGTTTCCCGAACCCCGTCTCGCCCGCCCCGGTCACGCTCCAGGTGCTCGGGGTCTTCCTCGCAGGCATCCTGCTCGGTCCGGTGTGGGGCGGGGCGGCCTGTGGGCTCTACCTCCTCGCGGGCGCGCTCGGCGCACCGGTGTTCGCCGGCGGATCGGCGGGACTCGGCGTCCTCGTCGGTCCCACGGCGGGCTACCTCTGGTCGTACCCGTTCGCGGCGGCCGCGATCGGCGGTGTCGTTCACGGGGGTGCCTCACTCACCGAGCCGAAAGCGGCCGGCCTCGCGCGGCTCGTCGGTGCGATGGTTCTCGGTGTGGTCGTGATCTACACGTTCGGGGTAACGGGACTGATGGTGGTCCAAAATCTCGGTCCTGCCGAGGCGTTCGTCGGCGGTGCGGCCGCGTTCATCCCGGCCGAGGCGCTGAAGATCGCGGCCGGGGTGGGGATCGTCCGGAGCGACGCGATCGCCGCCACGTCATGA
- a CDS encoding CBS domain-containing protein: protein MPSFRIGRIAGIPIKVGLSFLLVLPLFAWLIATDVGRWISIMNDVVGANLPAASLSAGQTPLVLGSVAAIGLFVGVVLHELGHSLVAMRYGYPIDSITLWFLGGIAQLTEMPEDWRQEFAVAVAGPIVSIAVGAVSYLGFLALPESFGAARFVLAYLALANVVLAGFNLLPGFPMDGGRVLRALLARNRTHARATQLAAEVGKGFAFLLGLAGLLSGGIVLIAIAFFIYMSAAGEAQQATTKAALEGVAIERVMTPAAEIHAVTPETSVAELIDRMLTERHTGYPVLADGELVGLVTLSDAREVREVERDAYRVEEVMTRDLTTVPVDADAMTALSTMQSEGVGRLPVVDLRGEFTGLVSRTDLMTALTILQSSENTTSAPDTPRSADETIR from the coding sequence ATGCCCAGCTTTCGGATCGGCCGCATCGCCGGGATCCCCATCAAGGTGGGTCTGTCGTTCCTGCTCGTCCTCCCCCTGTTCGCGTGGCTCATCGCCACGGACGTGGGACGGTGGATCTCGATCATGAACGACGTCGTGGGGGCGAACCTCCCGGCAGCGTCGCTATCGGCGGGCCAGACCCCGCTCGTGCTCGGCAGCGTCGCCGCCATCGGGCTGTTCGTCGGGGTCGTGCTCCACGAACTCGGCCACTCGCTGGTGGCGATGCGGTACGGCTACCCCATCGACTCGATCACGCTCTGGTTCCTCGGCGGGATCGCCCAGCTGACCGAGATGCCCGAGGACTGGCGACAGGAGTTCGCCGTCGCGGTCGCCGGGCCGATCGTGAGCATCGCGGTCGGTGCGGTCTCGTATCTCGGCTTCCTCGCACTCCCCGAATCGTTCGGAGCCGCACGGTTCGTGCTCGCGTATCTCGCGCTGGCGAACGTGGTCCTCGCGGGGTTCAACCTCCTCCCCGGCTTCCCGATGGACGGTGGTCGCGTCCTGCGTGCGCTGCTCGCGCGCAATCGCACCCACGCTCGGGCGACGCAGCTCGCCGCCGAGGTCGGCAAGGGGTTCGCGTTCCTCCTCGGTCTCGCGGGGCTGCTCTCGGGCGGCATCGTCCTGATCGCGATCGCCTTTTTCATCTACATGAGCGCCGCCGGCGAGGCCCAGCAGGCCACCACGAAAGCCGCCCTGGAGGGCGTCGCGATCGAGCGAGTCATGACACCGGCCGCCGAGATCCACGCCGTCACGCCGGAAACGTCGGTCGCCGAGCTGATCGACCGGATGTTGACCGAGCGCCACACCGGCTATCCGGTTCTCGCTGACGGCGAACTCGTCGGGCTGGTCACGCTGTCCGACGCTCGCGAAGTCCGTGAGGTCGAGCGCGACGCCTACCGGGTCGAGGAGGTGATGACCCGCGATCTCACGACAGTCCCGGTGGACGCCGACGCGATGACCGCACTCTCCACAATGCAGTCCGAAGGCGTCGGCCGACTCCCGGTCGTCGATCTCCGCGGGGAGTTCACCGGTCTCGTCTCGCGGACCGATCTGATGACCGCGCTCACGATCCTCCAGTCGAGCGAGAACACGACATCCGCGCCAGACACACCGCGATCGGCCGACGAAACGATCCGGTAA
- a CDS encoding pro-sigmaK processing inhibitor BofA family protein, whose product MVTGIEIAALAVAVVFLLGAARIVQAVRPLLINAVVGLLVFLVAEWLGVGVEINWLTLAIVAIGGLPGAVLVVLLSVLGVAFVPAVVGLLA is encoded by the coding sequence ATGGTTACAGGAATCGAAATCGCGGCGCTCGCGGTCGCGGTCGTCTTCCTGCTCGGTGCGGCGCGGATCGTTCAAGCCGTTCGACCGCTGCTGATCAACGCGGTCGTCGGCCTGCTGGTCTTCCTCGTCGCGGAGTGGCTCGGCGTCGGGGTCGAGATCAACTGGCTCACGCTCGCGATCGTCGCGATCGGGGGGCTGCCCGGCGCGGTCCTCGTAGTGCTTCTCTCAGTGCTCGGGGTCGCATTCGTTCCCGCGGTCGTCGGTCTGCTGGCCTGA
- a CDS encoding DEAD/DEAH box helicase, which produces MSQQVGRVETLFVHGMGDEYLVAAVRDGTRLFRARLELGTTDAGPRPAAFRIKEGSGEEPRSPDQFVEIARRAGRIRISEQTSRHDRDAIREMLSGYQLDAKTVRTCRYCASVGRYSPITSETAIEADGETICPDCARTELERELAHHDVSATAGDRLEELLLEVQDLDRVVNLLSGHLDPDLTKFDEMSATTEAVDPVPVGDLDLHPDMQELLDDRFETLLPVQSLAVHGGALDGEDQLVVSATATGKTLIGEMAGVDRLLRGEGKMLFLVPLVALANQKYEDFSDEYGHLADVTIRVGASRVRGDGERFDPDADIVVGTYEGIDHALRVGQDLGDIGTVVIDEVHTLENDDRGHRLDGLIARLKGYCEGRAGGSGGGSGGGGSGGRSGTAGTVGTQWLYLSATVGNPRWLAGRLDANLVEFEERPVPIERHVTFADSQEKARVANKLVRREFDRESSKGYRGQTIVFTNSRRRCHELSRKLEYDAAPYHAGLDYSRRKTVERQFADQDLAAVVTTAALAAGVDFPASQVIFDSLAMGIEWLTVQEFHQMLGRAGRPDYHDRGVVYVLVEPDGSYHSSMPGSEDETAFKLLKGEMEPVAMRYDETSAVEEVLANITVAGEGAKGLTDRMVGEVPLKHAVGKLLDYGFIDGLSPTPLGRAVTRHFLEPGVAFTMLDGIRKGADPYDVVADVELRDEEE; this is translated from the coding sequence GTGTCACAGCAGGTCGGGCGGGTCGAGACGCTGTTCGTCCACGGCATGGGCGACGAGTATCTCGTAGCCGCGGTTCGCGACGGGACGCGGCTCTTTCGCGCGCGGCTCGAACTCGGAACGACCGATGCCGGCCCGCGGCCCGCAGCCTTCCGGATCAAGGAAGGCTCGGGCGAGGAGCCGCGCAGCCCGGATCAGTTCGTCGAGATCGCGCGCCGCGCCGGCCGCATCCGGATCTCCGAACAGACGAGCCGCCACGACCGCGACGCGATCCGCGAGATGCTGTCGGGCTACCAGCTCGACGCGAAAACAGTGAGGACCTGCCGGTACTGCGCGTCGGTCGGGCGCTACTCCCCGATCACGAGCGAGACCGCGATCGAGGCCGACGGCGAGACCATCTGTCCCGACTGCGCGCGGACCGAACTCGAACGCGAACTCGCCCACCACGACGTGAGCGCGACCGCGGGCGATCGGCTCGAAGAACTCCTCCTCGAGGTTCAGGACCTCGATCGCGTGGTCAATCTGCTCTCGGGGCATCTCGATCCCGACCTCACGAAGTTCGACGAGATGAGCGCCACTACTGAAGCTGTGGACCCCGTTCCGGTGGGCGATCTCGACCTCCATCCCGACATGCAGGAGCTGCTCGACGACCGCTTCGAGACCCTGCTTCCCGTGCAGAGCCTCGCCGTTCACGGCGGCGCACTCGACGGCGAGGATCAACTGGTCGTGAGCGCGACGGCGACGGGCAAAACCTTGATCGGTGAGATGGCGGGGGTCGATCGGCTGCTGCGCGGCGAGGGGAAGATGTTGTTTCTGGTGCCGCTTGTCGCGCTTGCGAACCAGAAGTACGAGGACTTCAGCGACGAGTACGGCCACCTCGCCGACGTCACCATCCGAGTGGGCGCGAGCCGCGTCCGCGGCGACGGCGAGCGGTTCGATCCCGACGCCGACATCGTGGTGGGAACCTACGAGGGGATCGATCACGCGCTCCGGGTCGGCCAGGACCTCGGCGACATCGGCACGGTGGTGATCGACGAAGTTCATACCCTCGAAAACGACGACCGGGGCCACCGCCTCGACGGGCTGATCGCGCGGCTCAAGGGCTACTGCGAGGGCCGTGCCGGCGGCAGCGGTGGCGGTTCCGGCGGTGGCGGTTCTGGCGGTCGCAGCGGAACGGCCGGAACAGTGGGAACACAGTGGCTCTACCTCTCGGCGACGGTCGGCAACCCGCGCTGGCTGGCGGGGCGGCTCGACGCGAACCTCGTGGAGTTCGAGGAGCGCCCGGTCCCGATCGAGCGCCACGTCACGTTCGCCGACAGCCAGGAGAAAGCCCGCGTGGCGAACAAACTCGTCAGGCGGGAGTTCGACCGCGAGTCCTCGAAGGGGTATCGCGGCCAGACCATCGTGTTCACCAACTCCCGGCGACGGTGTCACGAGCTGAGTCGAAAGTTGGAGTACGACGCCGCGCCGTATCACGCTGGCCTCGATTACTCCCGCCGGAAGACGGTCGAACGCCAGTTCGCCGATCAGGACCTCGCCGCGGTCGTGACGACGGCGGCGCTCGCGGCCGGCGTCGACTTCCCCGCCTCCCAGGTGATCTTCGACTCGCTCGCGATGGGGATCGAGTGGCTCACGGTCCAGGAGTTCCACCAGATGCTCGGGCGCGCGGGCCGGCCGGACTATCACGACCGGGGCGTGGTCTACGTCCTCGTCGAACCCGACGGGAGCTACCATTCGAGCATGCCTGGCTCCGAGGACGAGACCGCGTTCAAACTCCTGAAGGGCGAGATGGAGCCGGTCGCGATGCGCTACGACGAGACCAGCGCCGTGGAAGAGGTCCTCGCGAACATCACCGTCGCGGGCGAGGGTGCGAAGGGACTCACCGATCGGATGGTGGGTGAGGTGCCGCTGAAACACGCGGTCGGCAAGCTGCTCGATTACGGGTTCATCGACGGACTCTCCCCCACGCCGCTCGGCCGCGCGGTGACGCGTCACTTCCTCGAACCCGGCGTCGCGTTCACGATGCTCGATGGGATCCGAAAAGGGGCTGATCCCTACGATGTGGTGGCAGACGTCGAACTCCGCGACGAGGAGGAGTGA
- a CDS encoding competence/damage-inducible protein A, whose product MQVALLTVGDELLAGDTQNTNATWLAGQITDRGATVARILVVPDDRDLIARKVSEFAESFDAVIVTGGLGGTPDDVTMAAVAQAFDRPLAPDDRALADVEATVEAVREEFPDIDLDREAEASIPDGSRPLLNEPGLAPGCVIENIYVLPGVPDEMTAMFESVADSFGGDIESRTFHTATPEADLIDDLETAGERFDVAVGCYPDPAVRHNRIKLTGEDPTELDTAADWLRERVDVTTPAE is encoded by the coding sequence ATGCAGGTCGCGCTTCTCACCGTCGGCGACGAACTCCTTGCGGGCGACACCCAGAACACCAATGCGACGTGGCTCGCGGGGCAGATCACCGATCGCGGCGCGACGGTCGCACGGATCCTCGTGGTGCCCGACGACCGTGATCTGATCGCCAGAAAAGTGAGTGAGTTCGCCGAGAGTTTCGACGCCGTGATCGTGACGGGCGGGCTCGGTGGGACGCCTGACGACGTCACGATGGCCGCGGTAGCGCAGGCGTTCGACCGTCCGCTCGCCCCTGACGACCGTGCGCTCGCGGACGTCGAGGCCACGGTCGAGGCCGTCCGCGAGGAGTTCCCCGACATCGACCTCGACCGCGAGGCCGAGGCGTCGATCCCCGACGGGAGTCGACCGCTGCTGAACGAACCGGGCCTCGCCCCTGGCTGTGTGATCGAGAATATCTACGTACTCCCTGGCGTTCCCGACGAGATGACGGCGATGTTCGAATCGGTCGCCGACTCGTTCGGGGGCGACATCGAGTCGCGGACGTTCCACACCGCGACGCCGGAGGCCGACCTTATCGACGACCTCGAAACCGCTGGCGAGCGTTTCGACGTCGCCGTCGGATGTTATCCCGATCCTGCAGTCCGCCACAACCGAATCAAACTCACCGGCGAGGATCCCACCGAACTCGACACGGCGGCCGACTGGTTGCGCGAGCGCGTCGACGTGACGACGCCCGCGGAGTGA
- a CDS encoding cupin domain-containing protein gives MSESSPVVQRVEDIEYESVDAADGLEKGVLVDEERGAPNFAIRRFTLAPGAEVPKHTNEVEHEQYVLEGEYVVGIDDEEHAVSSGDSLLIPAGTVHWYRNEGNEEGAFICAVPNGDDAIELVE, from the coding sequence ATGAGCGAGTCATCCCCGGTGGTGCAGCGAGTGGAAGACATCGAGTACGAGAGCGTCGATGCGGCTGATGGCCTCGAAAAGGGCGTGCTCGTCGACGAGGAACGCGGTGCGCCGAACTTCGCCATCCGACGGTTCACGCTCGCACCCGGAGCTGAGGTCCCGAAACACACCAACGAGGTCGAACACGAGCAGTACGTTCTGGAGGGGGAGTACGTCGTCGGTATCGACGACGAGGAACACGCCGTGAGTTCGGGCGACTCGCTGTTGATCCCCGCCGGAACGGTCCACTGGTATCGCAACGAGGGGAACGAAGAAGGGGCGTTCATCTGCGCAGTGCCGAACGGCGACGACGCGATCGAACTCGTGGAGTGA
- a CDS encoding energy-coupling factor ABC transporter ATP-binding protein — protein MIEVRDLVYRYDDTKGSAEAGRESTADRDDATETEPRPAVDDVSLTIDDGSFVVLAGPNGSGKTTLVRQFNSLLDPDSGAVSVNGQPVGGDVVAARTAVAMTFQDPRDGFVAATVGADVAFGPENLGLDRDEIDRRVREALAAVRLDGREAERIDRLSGGERARVAIAGALAMAPDHLVLDEPFAGLDEPARQSVLDRLRALHSDGTGIVVVTHDLRDLVDPADRVLVMNEGRVALDAPPDDAIDQLSTLGVRAPC, from the coding sequence ATGATCGAGGTCCGCGATCTCGTCTATCGCTACGACGACACCAAGGGATCGGCGGAAGCGGGTCGAGAGTCCACCGCCGACCGGGACGACGCGACCGAAACGGAGCCGCGGCCGGCGGTCGACGATGTCTCGCTCACCATCGACGACGGCTCGTTCGTCGTGCTCGCGGGTCCCAATGGTTCGGGAAAGACGACGCTCGTCCGGCAGTTCAACAGCCTGCTCGATCCCGATTCGGGGGCCGTGTCGGTGAACGGCCAGCCGGTCGGTGGAGACGTGGTGGCCGCGCGGACCGCAGTGGCGATGACGTTCCAGGACCCGCGCGACGGGTTCGTGGCCGCAACGGTGGGCGCGGACGTCGCGTTCGGGCCCGAGAACCTCGGCCTCGACAGGGACGAGATCGATCGACGAGTACGTGAGGCGCTCGCGGCGGTGCGCCTGGACGGCCGGGAGGCAGAGCGCATCGACCGACTGTCGGGCGGCGAGCGGGCGCGGGTCGCGATCGCTGGCGCGCTCGCGATGGCACCCGATCACCTCGTGCTCGACGAGCCGTTCGCGGGCCTCGACGAGCCGGCGCGACAGTCGGTGCTCGACCGGCTCCGGGCGCTCCATTCCGATGGAACGGGGATCGTGGTCGTCACCCACGACCTCCGTGATCTCGTCGATCCCGCCGATCGCGTGCTCGTGATGAACGAAGGGCGGGTCGCGCTCGACGCGCCGCCCGACGACGCGATCGATCAGCTCTCCACGCTCGGCGTGCGCGCGCCGTGTTGA